Within the Metasolibacillus fluoroglycofenilyticus genome, the region GATTATGCTCAAAATATTCAGCAAGGTTATATTTACGTGCTGCGAAAGGGAAAGAAATTTAATGGCAAGTCGTTTTTACAGCAAGCAATTAATAATGGGGCGAGTGCTGTCGTTGTTGAAGATGATACATTACTCGATTTAAAGCTTACTGTTCCGATTGTATGGGTACCAAATAGCTTGCAATTTTTATCGTTTGCAAGTGCGAAATTGCGGAATTTCCCAGCGGAAGCTTTAACTGTTATTGCGATTACTGGAACGAATGGCAAAACGACAGTGAGTCATTTTATTAGTCAAATGCTACAAATACAAGGGAAAAGCTGCATCGTCATTGGGACGAACGGAGTTTTTTTAAATGGCGAACGTTGGTTGACCTCCTATGAATCATTAACGACATTGCAAGCAAAGCAATTGCAGGAAATCTTTCAAATGGCGGTACGGCAAGGTGTGGGATATGCAATTTTAGAGGCATCCTCAATGGGGTTAGCACACCATCGATTAGATGATTGTGCGATTGATATCGGCATTTTTTTAAATTTATCAGCTGAGCATATTGAAGACCATGGCTCATTAGAAAATTATAAAAAAGCGAAGCAGCGACTTGCCGTTTTGGCGAAAAATGTCGTTTTAAATGGAGATGATCCATTCAGCCGCTCTGTTGGAATCAATTTAAAGAAAAAAACAATGCTATTCGGCTCAAAGGGACGAGTTGATATGCAATGGCAACTACTAACTGAAAGTGAAGGGCATAGCACATGCTGTCTACAATACAAAGGAGAGGAACATATACTAATATTACCCTTTGTAGGCGAATTTCAAATTCAAAATATAATGGCTGCATTTGCCGCATTGTATGTCTTAAATTTTGATATAGCCCAACTTATTCCGGGATGCCTACATTTGAGGCTACCGGAGGGACGCATGCAGGAAGTAGAGAATGACCAAGGTTTGCGCATTATCATTGATTATGCGCATACACCCGCAGCCTTAAAGGCGGTGCTTCAAGCATTAAAGCAAGAAAGGGTGCGCCTAGTCTTTAGCTGCGGTGGTGAAAGAGATAAGGATAAAAGGCGTAAAATGGGGACAATTGCCTCTACGTATGCCTATAAAATTTATTTGACGACAGATAATGCAAGAAGTGAGAAGCCAGCAGAAATCAATGCTCAAATAAAGGCGGGCTTTTATAGCGAGCAGTTGTATGAAGAAATAGAGGATAGGGCACAGGCAATTGAAAAGGCGATACGTGAGGCGAGGCAGGGAGATGTTGTGCTAATTGCAGGGAAGGGTCATGAGCAAACGCAAACCATTGGCTCTACAACCATTCCATTCTCAGATAAAGCGTGTGCAGAAAACGCCTTGCAAATCAAAGGCACTGCGGAATAATGAAAAAAAGTACAATTACTTCTTTTTGTAATTGATTATAGAAGCTAGGGCTGTCTGAAATAGGTATATCTTTTCGGGGAGCCCTTTCTGAATCTATTAAATAAAGAAAAGCAAAGGAAATACCTTATCGGGAAATATCTAAATATTCAGAGTACCTTTGCTTGTTTTTAATTTCTGCTCTAATATGTGCTTAATGGGGAGGTTTTTTATTTGAAAAAGAAATTATTAATTACGCGCAAATTACCCGCTCATATTGTTGAGCCGTTAGGCGTTTATTATGATATTGCCGAATGGCGTGAGGAGGAAGCTAGCATGCCGCGCCAAAAGCTATTGGCGTCTGTTAAGGATTGTGAGGCTTT harbors:
- a CDS encoding UDP-N-acetylmuramoyl-L-alanyl-D-glutamate--2,6-diaminopimelate ligase, whose translation is MQLAELLKDWPCIVKGSIRVQVTGIEDYAQNIQQGYIYVLRKGKKFNGKSFLQQAINNGASAVVVEDDTLLDLKLTVPIVWVPNSLQFLSFASAKLRNFPAEALTVIAITGTNGKTTVSHFISQMLQIQGKSCIVIGTNGVFLNGERWLTSYESLTTLQAKQLQEIFQMAVRQGVGYAILEASSMGLAHHRLDDCAIDIGIFLNLSAEHIEDHGSLENYKKAKQRLAVLAKNVVLNGDDPFSRSVGINLKKKTMLFGSKGRVDMQWQLLTESEGHSTCCLQYKGEEHILILPFVGEFQIQNIMAAFAALYVLNFDIAQLIPGCLHLRLPEGRMQEVENDQGLRIIIDYAHTPAALKAVLQALKQERVRLVFSCGGERDKDKRRKMGTIASTYAYKIYLTTDNARSEKPAEINAQIKAGFYSEQLYEEIEDRAQAIEKAIREARQGDVVLIAGKGHEQTQTIGSTTIPFSDKACAENALQIKGTAE